One Candidatus Nitrososphaera evergladensis SR1 genomic window, AAGGGAATATGACCGTCCCGACCTCCGCCAACCGTGCCTACTATAACCGGTACCCATTTAACGTGGATGGCCGTGGTCGCACTGCGTCTGCGACCAGCACCGACTACATCAAACAGCTGGTGGAACAGGTCCTTTTTACCGCCGTTGGCGAACGAGTGAACAGGCCTACGTTTGGAAGCGGCGTTAACCAGCTAGTATTTTCGCCAAACAGCAATGAGCTAGCGTCGGCAACGCAGCTGTTGGTGCACGGGGCCCTGCAGCAATGGCTTGGAGATCTGATACACGTCGAGTCCGTAGTGGTGAGAAATGAAGACTCCTCCCTCCACGTCGTCGTGCATTATATCATCAAGCGCAGCCAGCAGCGCCAGTCTGCAGAATTTACAAGGGAGTCATGAAAAGATGGCCGAGGCGCTGCAGTTCAAGTGTGGAAGCGACGCAAGGCGCTCCGCAATCCGGGACGACGCCAACCTAAACGGAGTCGACTACCTTGAAGTTCGGACCGTGCATTCTATGGCGGGCACTTTTCCATACCCCCTTGTCATACTGTACTGCTTCAAGGACGTACCACCTGCTGCCCTTGGCGCTGAAAATGTAGTCATCGAAGGGGGAGTCAGGATAAGGGGAGTATCAGCGCAATGGGTGCATACTGCGACAGAGCTTGCCGATAACCCTCCGGGCCCATTTAGACACCTCGTCTCAAATGAGGAGCGAGACAAGGTCATAAACAAGATCGAGGATCCTGCCAGAGCCATTGTCATAAGGCCTTCCAGTTGTGGCGACTTTTCCACGTACGAGCTGACCCTTAAGGATTCGCCAGGCAAGCCGCCGCTAGGATTTGATCCGGTGCTTTCAAGGGTCAGGTTCTCTTTTATGGTAGAATGCAAGGCCGAGTTTGACTGTCTGTGCAAAGAGCCCTCAAATGAGGTTCTTGAGGAGCCGGCCATAGACTACATGGCCAAGGACTATGCCAGTTTTCGTAAGCTGGTGCTTGACAGGCTCACGCTTATCATGCCAAACTGGAAGGACAGAAATCCAGCCGACATTGGCATGATGCTGGCCGAGGTTATCGCCTATGTCGGAGACCACCTCAGCTACTACCAGGACGCCGTGGCGACCGAGGGCTATTTGGGAACGGCAAGAAAAAGGATCTCGGCCGCAAGGCATGCACGCCTTCTCGACTATCCTGTGAACGACGGTCGCAATGCCCGTGCATGGGTCTGCTTTAGCGTCAACTCTCCGATGCAGCTAGAGAAGGGAACAACCCTTCTGACCAAGGTCGAAGGAGAAGCTGCCGCCGGAGCCGGCGTTTTCCGGTCAATAGACGAAGAGGTGGCCAAAGGCGCAGAGGTATTTGAGACAATGTACAAGGCCACACTGTACCCCGGCAAGAACGAGATGAATTTCTACACTTGGGGAGAGACCGACTGCTGGCTACCGGCCGGCGCTATCTCTGCCTCAATCGACGGCGCCGGCCTTGAAAGCGTGGACGTCTTTAACTGGAACGCCGTGCCAGGAGCCGACTCTGAAAAGCTGACCGGCTACCTCGAGAACAACTTTGGCCTTGGGTGGGTCGCCAAGGCCGCGATAACAAAGAATTCTCCTGATACCCTTACTATGCTTAGCGCCGGCGACAAACTCGTGATAAAACTGGACAGCGCTAACGGTAAGGCCGTCCTGTCGGTGAACGAGGAGGGCCTCTATGAATTTGCAGCAGAAAAGGTTGTTGCCGGTAACGACCATGTCATCAAGACCTCGTGCCTTCAAGTGGGAGACGTGCTTGTCTTTGCGCAGCGCGGGTCCCAGTCTGGGATACAAGATGCAGATATCTCGCGCCGTCATGCGGTGCGGCTGACACGCCTCAGCACGGCAGTGGACCCTCTTACAGGAGCCAGCGTGCTTCAGGTGTCCTGGGCCAGAGAAGACGCCCTGCCGTTTTCACTCTGCCTTGCTTCTGGCGGCAAGCCGGCAAGCCTGGTCTATGGCAACACCGTCCTTGCCGACCACGGCCTTACGGTCACAGAAAATCTTGAAAACAGGGTGGCATCGGGCAAGTACTATCCGCGCCTTTCCGAGAGACCGTTGACGATGGCCGGGCCGGGCTTTGACGCATCCTCAAGGGAAGGAGGCTCGGCCGCTTCTGCATTTTCCTATGGCGCCGACCAAGTCCTGCCTGCGATTGAACTGGTTGACAAGAGCAACGACCGGCTGACATGGGAGCCTGACAGAGACCTTCTCTCAAACGACGAGTTTGCCCGGGTGTTTGCCGTCGAGACCGAGGTGGATGGCATCTCATACATCCGGTTCGGGGAAAGTCGCCGAAAGGCGTGGGCTCTTGCCATCCGGCAGGGAAAGCCCGTGCAGTTTGGAGCCACATACAGGATTGGAAACGGGGTAAGGGGCAACGTAGGAGCCGAGTCGATAACCAGAGTCGTCATGCAAAATGGCAAGCTGGCAGAAGAAATTGTCGCATTCAATCCCTTGCCTGCCGCCGGAGGCCAGGACCCGGAGACCCTTGCGAGCATCAGCCTGCACGCCCCTCAGGCCTTCCGCAGGCAAGAGCGCGCCGTAACAGAGGCGGACTATGAAGAGGTGCTCAAGCGCCACCCGCAGGTGCAGCAGGCGGCAGCAGCCAAGAGGTGGACCGGCAGCTGGTACACCATGTTCGTGGCAATAGATAGAAAGGGCGGGCAGCAGGTCGACGGCGCTTTTAGAAACGAGATCCTTGACTTTCTGGAAAAGTACCGGCTGGCTGGCTACGATATCGAGGTGCAGCCGCCGATATACGTGCCCCTTGATATAGCCATCGAGGTGTGCCTGAAGGAAGGACACTTTAAAGGAGAAGTCAAGGAGCGCCTTGTCGACGCATTTAGCAACAGGGTTCTTCCAAACGGCAGCCGAGGCTTCTTTCATCCTGACAACTTTACCTTTGGCCAACCAGTCTACCTCAGCAAGGTATACGAAGCCGCGCTTGCCGTGGACGGCGTCCAGTCTGTGGTCGTCAAGTCTTTCCACCGGTGGGCGAAGAAGCCCAATCACGAGCTTGAGGATGCCGCCATAAGGACAGGGCATATGGAGATAATCCGGCTTGACAACGATCCAAACTTTGCCGAAAACGGCATAATCAGATTCGAATTCTGCGGGAGCGGCGGCGTCTGACATGGAAGGCAATTGTTGCAGCTGCGGCCATTCCACCAACTGCGGGTGCCCTGAAAGGAAAAAGTATACTCCTGCAAGGATATACAATCCTGCCGGCCAGAGCTCCCTTTCTTACAGGGTAGGTACTCACGCCCAGTTCAAGGCCGACATGGTCTCGTCCATCGCCTCACAGACAAGGCTCCAGGCGCTAAAGACGAGGGATGACTCTGACCTTTCGATAGCCATTCTGGACTCGTGGGCCCTTGTCGCCGACGTGCTCTCTTTCTATCAGGAGCGTATAGCAAACGAGGGGTTCTTGCGAACCGCCACGGAGCGCAGGTCGGTTCTGGAGCTTGCCCGTAGCATTGGCTACGAGCTTGGGCCGGGCGTAGCGGCCAGCGCCCATCTAGCTTTTTCGATGGAGACCTCGCCGGGATCGCCCCGGCGTGCCAAGATTCCCTCTGGATCGAAGGTGCAGAGTATTCCTGCGCAGGACGAGCTTCCGCAGACCTTTGAGACGATGGAGGATATCGAGGCAAGGAAGGAGTGGAACGCAATCCTGCCCCGGCAGGTGAAAAAGCAGGATCTCAAAACTGCTCTAAAAGAAGGTAGAGTTGTCCTTGAGGGCACCTCGACTCTTGTCCGTGTAGGGGATGGGCTCTTGTTTGTGATAAGCAAGGCCGGAAAGGCAGAGGCGGCATTTGTCATTGCCCGGGAGGTGTTGGTCGACGCTCCAAAACGCCAGACCGTGGTGTTGTTTGACACCGCAGGCGCCGGCTTTGAGCCCGTCAAGAATCCGCCTCCTGCAAAGGGCGACTCTGCGACAAAACCCGATGACTCTGTGATAGACTCTGAAACCCACTTTACGTACGGCGACCTAAGGTCGTTGATCTCTTTTCAAAGCCTGGAAGAGTCAGAGCTTCAGGCCCTTGCGACTCTCAAGGGCTGGTCAGTGGACAAGGTCGTCGACGCAGTCAATTCCGAGCGAGAGAGCGACACTTCGGCCTCTGGCTCTGTCTACGCTTTCCGGGTAAAGTGCGGCGTTTTTGGCAACAGCGCACCGCTCTGGTCCAGCCTGCCTCCTGAGATGCGCTTTGACTATACTGATCCCACAAAACGGTTCCCAAACAAAATCGAGGCGCCCTATCCACATGACTGGGACACGTACCCAGTCCCGGTGAATCGCAGTTCCAGAAAAAAAATGAAGGCTTCTCGCAGAGATATGTCCGATCTTGCATTCTACAATGAAAACGGCCACCTCATCTACCTGGACAACGTTTATCCAAGCGTCAAAAAGGAAAGTTGGGTTATTCTTGCAAACCCGTCACGCGTGTCAGCCTACTACGTGGCAGAAACGGCCGACGCCAGCCTTGCGGAGTTTGCGCAAAGCGCCAAAGCGACGGGCACCTTGCTGGACGACACCCTGGCAAACCTCAAAGTAACCAAAAAGGATGAAAAGGGCCACAAGACCAAGCACATAGCATCCAAGGATCCTATAGTAGATGACCTGGGTTACTTTTTCTTCCGCGACACCGTGGTATATTGCGCTCCCGAGAAAGTTGAACTTGCCGACGTGGCCGTCACCGGCGACATTCAGGACAGCCAGAACGCAGTAATCCTTGACGGGATGGTTGGAAACCTGGTGGCAGATCGGCCTGTCATAGTGTCGGGCGAGCTTGCGCAGCAGCCAGGAGTCATGGGAAGAGAGGTGGCAACCGTGTCCAAAATAGTCCACTTTGACAGGGTGAGCATGCTGACGACGATGTATCTTTCAAAACTGCAATACTCATACAGGCGTGAGACCGTCACGATAAATGCAAACGTCGCCCTTGCCACACACGGCGAGACCAAGCAGGTGCCGATAGGGAGCGGGGACCCCGCTCAGCGCTTCCAAGCGTTTGAACTCAGCGACAGCCCTCTCACCTTTGTCCCTGCCGCCAATGCTTCAGGCGCAGCAAGCACGTTGAAGGTGGTCATCGACGGCGTCGAATGGGAAGAAAAAGAGTCGTTTGAAAACCTGGACCACCGCGACAAGGCGTTTGTCACTCGCAGGAGCGACGGCGGCAAGACAACGGTAATCTTTGGCGATGGGGTAACGGGGAGGCTGCCGCCTGCCGGCGCGGAAAACATCCAGGCTACCTACCGCGTTGGAATAGGCATGAAAGGCCTACTGAAGGCCGACCAGCTGAGCCAACTTTTGACACGGCCCCTTGGAGTTTCCAAAGTGACGAACCCCCTTGCTACCTCTGGCGCAGGGGATCCAGAGAAACTTGATGACGCCCGCAAGAACGCGCCCAGGACGGTTTTGACCATGGACCGCATCGTCTCGCTTGAGGACTACAAGAATTTCGCCCAGGGCTTTCAGGGGATTGGCAAGGCCGGCTCGTACCCAATAAGAATAGGCAACGACAACGTCGTGCTGGTGGCCGTCGCAACGGCAAGCGGCGCCGAGCTAAAAAAGACCGACAACCTCTATTCCAAGCTCGAACAGGCGATTGAAAACTACAAGGATCCTGCGTCTCGCTTTATCCTTTCCTCGTTCAAGGCACGCTTGTTTGACGTGGACGCAAGGATAAAGGTCTCCTCCGACAGAAAGTTTGAAGACGTGCAGGCCGAGCTCAAGAGCGCGCTCAAAGAAACATTCTCTTTTGAAAAGCGCAATTTCGGCCAAGCAGTTACCCTCTCGGAGGTCGTCTCTGTGATGCAGGGAGTCGAAGGGGTGGTTGCAGTAGAGGTAAAAAGCATTTACGACCACGACATCAAGGAGCCGACCGATGTTGTACGGGCAAGGGATCCCAACGGTGTACAGTCTGACGGCATACCTGTCCCTGTCCTTCTTCTGATAAACGCGGACGGCATTTCCCTAGACAAAATGGAGGCGTCGCCGCAATGAGCGAGTCGGAAGGAAACAAAAAGCCGGTAACCTCGGGCTACACCAAGGAAAAACTGTACGAGCTAATTCCTGCGGTGTACCGCCAGCACGATGCAAAACTGGGCAAGCCCCTTGAGGACCTCGTCGGGATTATCGCCGAGAACGTGGCGATGATGGAAGAGGACATTGGCGGCCTGCACGACAACTGGTTCATTGACACGTGCGACGAATGGGTGACTGCCTATATTGCGGATCTTGTGGGCGCCCGTTCGCTGAGCGCAAGCAAGAGCTCATCCATCTCGACGCTTGAAGAGCTGTCGCAGCGCGCCTATGTCGCAAACACCATCGCCTACCGCAGGCGCAAGGGCACGGCCTTTGTGCTTGAGCAACTTGCCCGCGACGTAACGCAGTGGGGCGCAAGGGCCGTCGAGTTTTTCCAGCTGCTGTGCACTACTCAGAACGTCAACCATGTCAGGCTGGCAAACCACCAAGCTCCAGACCTTAGAAACCAGTCCAGGCTGGAGCTCATCGAAACGCCCTTTGACACCGCTGCTCATACGGTGGAAGTAAGGAGCATTTCCAGCAACAGGGGCAGGTACAACATACCAAACGTCGGACTCTTTCTCTACCGACTCGAGGCTTTTCCGTCGCTTGGCACACCGGCATTCAAAAAAGACGGGAAAAGATTCACGTTTAGCCCTCTTGGGTTTGACGCGCCGATATTCAACTCGCCTGCCGACGAGACGTCGATATCGCACATCGCCGAGGAGATCAACGTGCCAGCACCGATAAGTCCGAGGACGCTGCATGACGCTCCTGAAAAATACTATGGCTATGGAAAAAGCATATTTCTCCAAGTCAAATACGCTGGCAAGGTAGAGCGGCGCAGGATCGAGCTGCGTGATGTCATGGTCTGCAGCCTAAAGGACTGGGATGTAGCTGGTTGGCAATCGCCGGCCGCGGGAGACGTGGTTGCTATAGACCCGGCGCGCGGGCGAATTTCGCTGCCGCAAAATGCCGACGAGGTCGTGGTCTCGTATTACTACGGTTTTTCTGGCAAGGTGGGCGGCGGCCAGTACGGCAGGCAGGACCAGACCGAGTCGATGCCCCAGCCTAGGCGCTTTAGGATAGCCCAGCGCGAAGTGTTTGTCTGGAGTAGCGTCCAAAACCAAGCGACCGCGCACATGATGGACATTTTGCGCAACGACTTTGGGATAGAATGGCTTGACGCCGGGGCAACGTTCGCAAGCACAGGACGCCAGATTACCCTTACAAGTGGCGCCAACAGGCTGACACTGTCGCTTACCGCAGGAAATGTCGGTGCGCTCTTGCAGGTAAACGGAGTCGACAAGTATGAATTTTTTGCAAGGGAAATCAACGGCGCCATCTATGTTTCAAAGCATGAGGATACGTACGGCAGCATTCCGGAGGCCAAGATGTGGTGGGACTTCTCAAATGAAAAACAAGTCGTCTTTGAGGTGGCCGACAGCCTGGAATACCGCGCGGCCGCCGGAGACATAGACCTAGATCTTCCTGCAAACAGCACCGTTGCCATAGTCGCAGCGGCTAACCAGCGGCCCATCCTGCAAAAGATCACTGTGCGGGGAGAAAGAGGTAGCAGGCTGGTCCTTGATGGGCTGTTGATCCGCTCAAACATACGCGTCAAGGCCGGTGACATGTCAGAGCTGGTCGTTAGTCATTGTACTCTGCCTCCTGCCGGACCCTCCGCTTCTCTTACTGTCGAAGAGGAAAAGCCCAAGCTGCTGTGCTCATGGGACGAGGTCGTTTCAGATCAGAACCAGCGCAAAGCTCTGGCAAAATTCCTAAAGACAAACTGCGCCGGATGGATTCCCGACAGCCCACCCTTTTCAAGCGATGATGACGACAGCAACGCCGAAAAGCTATCCGTGACAGCCGGACACAATTCGCTGTACATCATCCTCGCCGATGGCGAAAAAGTGGCTCGCGTTACGCTGTCCGAGGCAGGCGTGCTACAGGAGAATGTTTATGAATTCACCGTCGTCACTGAAAATGGCAAAAAGAACATGTATGTCCAGGAAGGAAATGACGACCTTCATGCTTCATTCATCCGGTCAATAACAGGCAGGATTGACACGCAAAAGACCGATGTGCATCTGTCTGCGACTGACAGCATCATTGACGCAGGCAGCGGAGTTGCAATAAGCGTTCATTCGGCTTCACTACAAAACTCGACCGTGTTTGGCAAGACAGATGTTGACAGGCTGGACCTTGCAAGCAACTCGATATTTACCGGAACCATAACGTCCATGATAACGCAGCAGGGCTGCGTACGTTTTAGCTACATTCCTCTTGAAGGCTCCAAGACCCCTCAGCGCTACATGTGCCTTCCAACGGAGCAAAATCCTAATGTCGTTCCTACGTTTACGTCCGAAAAGTACGGCAATCCGGGATACGCGCAGCTGTACCGCGACGTCTGTGCAGAAATATTTGCCGGGGCAGACAACGGCGCCGAAATGGGCGCATTTAACCATCTGTTCCAGGCCCAGCGCATTGCCGACGTCAAGCAGGTCCTCAACGAGTATCTGAGATTCGGCCTTGAAGCGGGAGTATTTCTGGTGACGTGATGATAGTATGACACAAGATATTACAAGGTCGACGTTTCGAAAGGGAAACCACTATAGCAGCGTCGACATGCAGCAGGG contains:
- a CDS encoding GPW/gp25 family protein, which translates into the protein MTVPTSANRAYYNRYPFNVDGRGRTASATSTDYIKQLVEQVLFTAVGERVNRPTFGSGVNQLVFSPNSNELASATQLLVHGALQQWLGDLIHVESVVVRNEDSSLHVVVHYIIKRSQQRQSAEFTRES
- a CDS encoding baseplate J/gp47 family protein; amino-acid sequence: MAEALQFKCGSDARRSAIRDDANLNGVDYLEVRTVHSMAGTFPYPLVILYCFKDVPPAALGAENVVIEGGVRIRGVSAQWVHTATELADNPPGPFRHLVSNEERDKVINKIEDPARAIVIRPSSCGDFSTYELTLKDSPGKPPLGFDPVLSRVRFSFMVECKAEFDCLCKEPSNEVLEEPAIDYMAKDYASFRKLVLDRLTLIMPNWKDRNPADIGMMLAEVIAYVGDHLSYYQDAVATEGYLGTARKRISAARHARLLDYPVNDGRNARAWVCFSVNSPMQLEKGTTLLTKVEGEAAAGAGVFRSIDEEVAKGAEVFETMYKATLYPGKNEMNFYTWGETDCWLPAGAISASIDGAGLESVDVFNWNAVPGADSEKLTGYLENNFGLGWVAKAAITKNSPDTLTMLSAGDKLVIKLDSANGKAVLSVNEEGLYEFAAEKVVAGNDHVIKTSCLQVGDVLVFAQRGSQSGIQDADISRRHAVRLTRLSTAVDPLTGASVLQVSWAREDALPFSLCLASGGKPASLVYGNTVLADHGLTVTENLENRVASGKYYPRLSERPLTMAGPGFDASSREGGSAASAFSYGADQVLPAIELVDKSNDRLTWEPDRDLLSNDEFARVFAVETEVDGISYIRFGESRRKAWALAIRQGKPVQFGATYRIGNGVRGNVGAESITRVVMQNGKLAEEIVAFNPLPAAGGQDPETLASISLHAPQAFRRQERAVTEADYEEVLKRHPQVQQAAAAKRWTGSWYTMFVAIDRKGGQQVDGAFRNEILDFLEKYRLAGYDIEVQPPIYVPLDIAIEVCLKEGHFKGEVKERLVDAFSNRVLPNGSRGFFHPDNFTFGQPVYLSKVYEAALAVDGVQSVVVKSFHRWAKKPNHELEDAAIRTGHMEIIRLDNDPNFAENGIIRFEFCGSGGV
- a CDS encoding putative baseplate assembly protein, which produces MEGNCCSCGHSTNCGCPERKKYTPARIYNPAGQSSLSYRVGTHAQFKADMVSSIASQTRLQALKTRDDSDLSIAILDSWALVADVLSFYQERIANEGFLRTATERRSVLELARSIGYELGPGVAASAHLAFSMETSPGSPRRAKIPSGSKVQSIPAQDELPQTFETMEDIEARKEWNAILPRQVKKQDLKTALKEGRVVLEGTSTLVRVGDGLLFVISKAGKAEAAFVIAREVLVDAPKRQTVVLFDTAGAGFEPVKNPPPAKGDSATKPDDSVIDSETHFTYGDLRSLISFQSLEESELQALATLKGWSVDKVVDAVNSERESDTSASGSVYAFRVKCGVFGNSAPLWSSLPPEMRFDYTDPTKRFPNKIEAPYPHDWDTYPVPVNRSSRKKMKASRRDMSDLAFYNENGHLIYLDNVYPSVKKESWVILANPSRVSAYYVAETADASLAEFAQSAKATGTLLDDTLANLKVTKKDEKGHKTKHIASKDPIVDDLGYFFFRDTVVYCAPEKVELADVAVTGDIQDSQNAVILDGMVGNLVADRPVIVSGELAQQPGVMGREVATVSKIVHFDRVSMLTTMYLSKLQYSYRRETVTINANVALATHGETKQVPIGSGDPAQRFQAFELSDSPLTFVPAANASGAASTLKVVIDGVEWEEKESFENLDHRDKAFVTRRSDGGKTTVIFGDGVTGRLPPAGAENIQATYRVGIGMKGLLKADQLSQLLTRPLGVSKVTNPLATSGAGDPEKLDDARKNAPRTVLTMDRIVSLEDYKNFAQGFQGIGKAGSYPIRIGNDNVVLVAVATASGAELKKTDNLYSKLEQAIENYKDPASRFILSSFKARLFDVDARIKVSSDRKFEDVQAELKSALKETFSFEKRNFGQAVTLSEVVSVMQGVEGVVAVEVKSIYDHDIKEPTDVVRARDPNGVQSDGIPVPVLLLINADGISLDKMEASPQ